In a single window of the Debaryomyces hansenii CBS767 chromosome A complete sequence genome:
- a CDS encoding DEHA2A08514p (similar to CA3146|IPF9797 Candida albicans IPF9797), with amino-acid sequence MSAEPSQFNKLLTKYDFKLASASEEYRNRRKRQMMLFMGSAAITIFTSRLAYKSTITRQYVPSLFQGNHAPPLSYNFTSDAAVAVGTGTLLCGSVSSMVIFGTCWIIDVSNFQEFGWKMKSLMGGYEKQKELAKLPMDEESAFLQDSLNDILDGKYDFDETTPAEK; translated from the coding sequence ATGTCTGCAGAACCATCACAATTTAATAAGCTATTAACCAAGTATGACTTCAAATTGGCTTCGGCCAGTGAAGAGTACAGAAATCGTCGTAAAAGACAAATGATGCTCTTTATGGGATCAGCAGCTATAACCATTTTTACATCCAGATTAGCATATAAATCTACTATTACAAGACAATATGTCCCAAGCTTGTTTCAGGGGAATCATGCACCACCATTAAGTTATAATTTTACATCAGATGCTGCCGTAGCAGTTGGAACTGGTACCTTACTATGCGGCAGTGTTTCATCCATGGTTATATTTGGAACTTGTTGGATCATAGATGTGTCGAACTTTCAAGAGTTCGGTTGGAAAATGAAGTCTTTGATGGGTGGATACGAGAAACAGAAAGAATTGGCAAAATTACCAATGGACGAGGAAAGTGCTTTTCTCCAAGATAGTTTGAATGACATCCTAGATGGTAAATACgattttgatgaaactACACCAGCAGAGAAATAG
- a CDS encoding DEHA2A08536p (similar to CA3148|IPF9808 Candida albicans IPF9808), translating into MARISTSSSNRNLPSSNALRRQREREEQIRRGRVGQSSANHSRQSSVNRQRETGIYQNQPGDPPTAKATSTKRKRRYKPGTNAIREIRQFQKSTDFLISKLPFSRLVREIAENYIGASYGIRWQSNAVLALQEASEAYLVHLLEDTNLCAIHAKRVTIMQRDIQLARRIRGHI; encoded by the coding sequence ATGGCTAGAATATCGACATCTTCGAGTAATAGAAATTTACCGTCCTCTAATGCCTTGAGACGAcaaagagaaagagaagagcAAATCCGAAGAGGGAGAGTTGGCCAAAGCTCTGCCAACCATTCAAGACAATCGTCAGTTAATAGACAACGAGAAACAGGAATATATCAAAACCAGCCGGGGGATCCTCCTACCGCAAAAGCTACCAGTAcaaagagaaagagaagataCAAACCCGGTACAAATGCTATACGGGAAATTCGTCAATTCCAGAAATCTACTGATTTTTTAATCAGTAAACTACCATTTTCAAGGTTGGTCAGAGAAATAGCTGAAAACTACATAGGGGCCTCCTACGGTATACGGTGGCAGTCAAATGCGGTATTGGCGTTACAAGAGGCGTCAGAAGCCTATTTGGTTCATTTGTTGGAAGATACAAATCTCTGTGCTATACATGCGAAGAGAGTTACGATCATGCAAAGAGATATCCAATTGGCCAGACGAATAAGAGGACATATATGA
- a CDS encoding DEHA2A08558p (some similarities with CA1042|IPF18784 Candida albicans IPF18784): MATITTSTTGKKKIVYKQDTDGVFRLKKIPTDGGVFGKDRDSKNAAEDHLNELIGCTYQVSNSSTEEPSNVSPTPETVSVCPKDTEYVSTDYPVTPKRKPIKRRNTNASTPPVRLKVPNIKISTEAFEKITGIHVPSFVAGCMVTLVFVSSSPLISHYTSMIFNVVKLGLFWVILIGGITWYSGVVKLQDSETMGAFVNGIKDTFLETEIDEEEEEKDIEHDMHSGSMHEQSENYSRKNSSEFAIPNAVPRRRSASPVKSARVPLTSVTPFKSTPSKQDSRFQSTPELVAGEHSSPPKLNRFHTSDPKGYQNQPKKGSIFSLGKSRRPSNNSLELTKTKTNQSIPSVESIDSSSSRHSPIRQHYSHHDDPEELPFINEVKLISSEDDFGNMPDPLPPINNINRSNSVMSKQSVLGTRANYNKFLANVHGNDGD; this comes from the coding sequence ATGGCTACGATAACTACTTCTACTACtggaaagaaaaagataGTGTACAAGCAAGATACAGACGGAGTTTTtagattgaaaaagattccAACTGATGGCGGAGTATTTGGGAAGGATCGCGATAGCAAAAATGCTGCTGAGGATCACTTAAACGAATTGATTGGTTGTACCTATCAAGTGCTGAATTCATCTACTGAAGAGCCAAGCAACGTATCACCCACACCGGAAACCGTTCTGGTATGCCCAAAAGATACTGAATATGTATCTACCGACTACCCAGTTACCCCAAAAAGAAAACCAATCAAAAGAAGGAATACAAATGCTTCAACTCCTCCTGTTAGACTCAAAGTTCCAAACATCAAAATCAGCACCGAGGCATTTGAAAAGATCACGGGAATACATGTACCAAGTTTTGTTGCAGGGTGTATGGTAACTTTAGTGTTTGTCAGTTCGTCGCCATTGATAAGTCATTATACATCCATGATCTTCAATGTGGTAAAACTAGGTCTATTTTGGGTAATTTTAATTGGAGGCATTACTTGGTACTCCGGCGTAGTTAAACTCCAGGACTCGGAAACAATGGGGGCATTTGTGAATGGTATCAAAGACACCTTTTTAGAAACTGAGATTGACgaggaagaggaagaaaaagaCATAGAGCATGACATGCATAGCGGTAGTATGCACGAGCAGTCTGAAAACTACAGCCGTAAAAACTCTAGTGAATTTGCCATTCCTAATGCTGtaccaagaagaagatcagCATCTCCAGTCAAAAGTGCGAGGGTACCATTAACGTCTGTTACACCATTCAAATCTACACCATCTAAACAAGATTCAAGGTTCCAAAGTACTCCAGAATTGGTAGCCGGTGAGCATTCTTCTCCTCCTAAGCTTAATAGGTTCCACACATCTGATCCTAAAGGTTACCAGAACCAACCAAAAAAGGgctcaatattttcattaggTAAACTGAGAAGGCCCTCTAATAATTCACTAGAATTGACCAAAACTAAAACAAACCAATCCATTCCTAGTGTGGAGCTGATTGATTCTTCAAGCTCACGCCACTCACCAATCAGGCAACATTATTCTCATCATGACGATCCAGAAGAATTGCCTTTCATTAACGAAGTCAAGTTGATAAGCAGTGAGGATGATTTTGGGAATATGCCCGATCCGTTGCCCCCAATTAACAACATCAACAGACTGAACAGTGTCATGAGCAAACAATCTGTTTTGGGAACAAGAGCTAACTACAACAAGTTCCTAGCAAATGTTCATGGTAATGATGGGGACTAA
- a CDS encoding DEHA2A08580p (similar to uniprot|Q05123 Saccharomyces cerevisiae YMR033W ARP9 Actin-related protein involved in transcriptional regulation), giving the protein MPLFRESSFLVVHPGSQYTIFSFGLQDPLSPPQYKIPSVVYQDPNTREYKSKKNEGEELIEVHPIKESKIIDLDAFNYLLKIILQSVITNNPVVTINQIPLLLIAPSLAWSRSNIEYVTKYVIESLEFTAFNIIDLSIACNFGMGSSASSCVVNVGHESCQIMPVIGYQSIKYAGTYLNGVGGKTINEEVQKLLPNLSNKQIDALKTSGIFEAVNDHDSSFYSVADLNTIGENNEEEEDFDVAKIVTEQNGNLPKSDPGANEGEEKKQDEKSNSELEKNFFLDPDTNEKIYVGKERFQGASKLVNSIAEAIYESLLLIPDLEKRQECYDNLIFVGSTFKIPGLKQALLIKLTTDYLVRSPGESTANDDTTAINSAIVAYQQAEELNESNGESNFILSQVPTAIRTAKHPDYFPEWKQPKEKGGSWEDVYFLGAEIYAKQIFGGNSNQGGELFLDADGYEERGPQGIWDATI; this is encoded by the coding sequence ATGCCATTATTCAGGGAATCTAGTTTCCTAGTTGTCCATCCTGGGTCACAATATACTATATTTTCGTTTGGTTTACAGGATCCATTATCTCCACCTCAATATAAAATTCCATCTGTAGTTTATCAAGATCCTAATACTAGAGAATACAAATCGAAAAAGAATGAAggtgaagaattgatcGAAGTACATCCGATCAAAGAAAGCAAGATTATCGATTTAGATGCGTTCAactatttattaaagatcATATTGCAAAGTGTTATCACTAACAACCCAGTTGTTactattaatcaaattccGTTACTACTCATAGCACCATCTTTGGCGTGGTCAAGATCTAACATTGAGTACGTGACAAAATACGTGATTGAATCTTTAGAGTTCACGgcatttaatattatagacTTGTCAATTGCGTGCAACTTTGGTATGGGTTCGTCCGCCAGTTCGTGTGTCGTGAATGTGGGACACGAGTCATGTCAAATAATGCCGGTTATTGGATATCAAAGTATTAAGTACGCGGGAACATATTTGAACGGAGTTGGGGGTAAAACtataaatgaagaagtaCAAAAGTTGTTGCCTAATTTAAGtaataaacaaattgaTGCCTTAAAAACATCAGGAATTTTTGAAGCAGTTAATGATCACGATTCCTCATTCTACTCTGTTGCTGATCTAAACACGATTGGTgagaataatgaagaggaagaagacTTTGACGTGGCCAAAATAGTTACTGAGCAAAATGGCAATTTGCCTAAAAGCGACCCTGGAGCGAATGAAGGTGAAGAAAAGAAGCAAGACGAAAAGTCAAATAGTGAGCTTGAAAAGAACTTCTTTTTGGATCCAGATACGAACGAAAAGATATACGTGGGTAAAGAAAGATTTCAAGGAGCTTCAAAATTAGTCAACCTGATAGCAGAGGCCATATACGAATctctattattaataccTGATTTAGAGAAGAGACAAGAGTGTTACGATAATTTAATCTTTGTTGGATCCACCTTCAAGATTCCGGGGTTAAAGCAAGCATTGTTAATTAAGCTCACTACTGATTACCTTGTTAGGTCACCAGGTGAATCAACTGCAAACGATGACACAACGGCTATCAATTCGGCTATAGTTGCATACCAACAGGCAGAGGAGCTTAATGAGTCAAACGGTGAATCGAATTTCATATTATCCCAAGTTCCAACAGCTATTAGGACTGCAAAACACCCAGATTACTTTCCTGAGTGGAAACAACCAAAAGAAAAAGGTGGTTCATGGGAGGATGTCTACTTTTTGGGTGCCGAAATATACGCCaaacaaatatttggtGGGAATTCGAACCAAGGTGgtgaattatttttggatgCCGATGGATATGAAGAAAGAGGACCTCAAGGGATTTGGGACGCAACTATCTaa
- a CDS encoding DEHA2A08602p (similar to uniprot|P04819 Saccharomyces cerevisiae YDL164C CDC9 DNA ligase found in the nucleus and mitochondria), with protein sequence MVLRHCINQLTRPTKLSFKYCILKPIFLMPQQQSLARFFSASGNLPKTKPSVDKADISESDKPSISEIKRKASSTIPENVEKKLKVEATEAVDSDPSEVSEEDTKAQELSDASKLIKLSEKEQEKHTCTEASSKIHYSELTELFEKIEQESSRLKITAFISQFYYQILEHATSDKLVKIIYLCINRLGPDYEPDLELGLGETLLIKAISECYGRPPSKIKKDYQEVGDLGIVAQKSRSGQPTMFKPTRLDIVTVFENLTKIAKSTGKDSQSKKISTINKMLTACEMKSNEAKFLIRSLEGKLRIGLAEKTVLIGLAQAFVNYENKSNKKISPEKLAQAEDIIREAFSRIPNYEIIISNAYEHGIFNLLDYCILTPGIPLKPMLAKPTKSVSEILDRFQGEEFTCEYKYDGERAQVHLLPTGEVRIYSRNSEDMSQRYPDLISIIKDFLKTQEISGKHSMVLDCEAVAWDRETNKILPFQVLSTRKRKDVEEKDIKVHICLFAFDLLYYNDKPLITTSLAERRKVMFENLRPIEGKFQFATFKNTTNLDELQHFLDQSVKDSCEGLMVKMMNGTDSYYEPSKRSRNWLKLKKDYLAGVGDSLDLVVIGAYIGKGKRTGSYGGFLLASYNQDSGEYETTCKIGTGFSDEDLVSIHARLKPTEIQRPKPYYVYDTTNSNAVPDVWFEPTTIFEVLTADLSLSPIYKAAHQQYGKGISLRFPRFLRIRDDKGTEDATSSTEVSEFYERQANLN encoded by the coding sequence ATGGTATTGAGGCATTgcataaatcaattaactAGACCAACCAAACTATCGTTCAAGTATTGTATCTTAAAACCAATATTCTTAATGCCACAACAACAAAGTTTAGCTCGATTTTTCTCTGCATCAGGAAACTTACCGAAGACCAAACCTAGCGTTGACAAGGCAGATATTTCTGAACTGGACAAGCcttcaatttcagaaaTAAAGCGAAAGGCTTCATCTACTATACCAGAAAATGTCGAAAAGAAACTTAAAGTTGAAGCTACTGAGGCTGTAGACTCTGATCCAAGTGAAGTAAGTGAAGAAGATACGAAGGCACAAGAATTAAGTGATGCTTCCAAGTTAATAAAATTGTcagaaaaagaacaagaaaaacaCACATGTACTGAAGCATCGTCGAAGATTCATTATTCCGAATTAACTGAGttgtttgaaaaaattgaacaagaaTCATCAAGATTAAAGATAACTGCATTTATTTCACAATTCTATTACCAAATATTGGAGCATGCAACTTCAGACAAGTTagtcaaaatcatttatttatGTATCAATAGATTAGGACCAGACTATGAGCCAGATCTTGAATTAGGTTTAGGTGAGACTTTACTTATAAAGGCAATAAGTGAGTGTTACGGGAGGCCCCCAAGCAAGATTAAGAAAGATTATCAAGAGGTGGGTGATCTAGGAATTGTTGCACAGAAATCAAGATCTGGACAACCTACTATGTTCAAGCCTACGAGATTAGATATAGTAACtgtttttgaaaacttaacaaagattgcaaaatcTACTGGTAAAGACTCACAAtccaaaaaaatttcaaccaTTAACAAGATGTTAACTGCATGCGAAATGAAAAGCAACGAAGCCAAGTTCTTAATTAGGTCATTGGAAGGTAAATTGAGAATAGGATTAGCCGAAAAAACAGTACTTATTGGTTTAGCTCAAGCCTTTGTCAACTATGAAAATAAAAGTAATAAGAAAATCTCCCCCGAGAAATTAGCCCAAGCTGAAGACATAATTCGTGAAGCGTTTTCACGGATTCCtaattatgaaattattattagcaaTGCCTATGAACATGGTATATTCAACTTATTGGATTATTGTATATTAACTCCTGGTATTCCGTTGAAGCCGATGTTAGCTAAGCCAACGAAATCTGTCAGTGAAATATTAGATAGGTTTCAAGGTGAAGAATTTACTTgtgaatataaatatgatgGCGAGAGAGCCCAAGTTCATTTATTACCAACGGGCGAGGTTAGGATTTATTCTAGAAATTCAGAAGATATGTCTCAAAGATATCCAGATTTGATTTCTattatcaaagattttCTCAAAACACAAGAGATCTCGGGTAAGCATTCGATGGTGTTAGATTGTGAAGCCGTGGCATGGGATAGGGAAaccaataaaattttacCGTTCCAAGTATTATCGACTAGAAAGCGTAAAGACGtggaagaaaaagatattAAAGTTCATATTTGTCTATTCGCATTTGATCTTTTGtattataatgataaacCTTTGATTACAACATCATTAGCTGAAAGACGTAAGGTTATGTTTGAAAATTTACGACCAATTGAAGGAAAGTTTCAATTTGCAACATTTAAAAATACTACAAATTTGGATGAATTACAGCACTTTTTGGATCAATCAGTAAAGGACTCGTGTGAAGGATTGATGGTTAAGATGATGAACGGCACTGATTCATACTATGAACCATCTAAGAGATCGAGAAATTggttaaaattgaaaaaagattatttagCGGGGGTTGGTGATTCATTAGATTTAGTAGTTATAGGTGCATACATTGGTAAAGGTAAAAGAACAGGCTCGTATGGTGGATTTTTATTGGCTTCCTATAATCAAGATAGTGGTGAGTATGAGACAACTTGTAAAATAGGTACAGGTTTTTCAGATGAAGACTTGGTATCCATTCATGCAAGATTAAAGCCTACAGAAATACAAAGACCTAAGCCATACTATGTGTATGATACGACAAATTCAAACGCAGTACCAGATGTTTGGTTCGaaccaacaacaatatttgaagttttGACAGCTGATCTATCCTTAAGTCCAATATACAAAGCTGCTCATCAACAGTATGGTAAAGGTATATCATTGAGATTTCCTAGGTTTTTACGAATTAGAGACGACAAGGGGACAGAAGATGCTACTAGTTCTACTGAAGTCTCCGAATTCTACGAACGTCAAGCCAATTTAAActaa
- a CDS encoding DEHA2A08624p (similar to uniprot|P32784 Saccharomyces cerevisiae YBL011W SCT1 High copy suppressor of choline-transport mutants), with translation MPYVGKGLLHSRRQTLIGCEDEIGATTMTNAHSSSEDAGEALLQSNGQANLSDKVNMDLNDDNGNKASRGRKASASGDSFVRNKEMDEFEHRQRQWYRMVIFDLVLWMFSVVCDCFFREIRPRGAFRLPRQGPVIFVAAPHANQFVDPIILMGQVRKEAQRRVSFLIAAKSYKQRIIGFLSRCQFSIPVIRAQDNLKKATGKIFIDVESDPCRVTGKNTKFLSECAVRGMLALPQSLGASEISEIISDTELVIRKEFKRTDQITTLLKNGTSFKSADRIDQKKVYQIVFRHLSLGNCIGIFPEGGSHDRTDLLPLKAGVAIMALGAMEYNPDCNVKIVPCGMNYFNAHKFRSRAVIEFGHPIDIPKELVKKYSNPETNRESVKELLDLITTGLKAVTVTCEDYETLMVVQAARRLYAGNFVQFLPLPLVVEMNRRLVLGYQTFRNEEQIKNLKEKIIIYNNQLKQLYLPDHHVEACDESHKLRVLPILLFRIVKLFLLMLLALPGATLFSPVFICTKWYSTRKAKTALANSTVKIKANDVVATWKILISMGIAPLVYSFYASIGTWYCHRYKKFEDWNVSLFFVWFILYMLGVIVTYSALLTGEQGMDIFKSIRPLYLSITSGSSIKDLKKLRNELSEEITYVVNHFGPDLFPNDFNLLKLKEHLKISDNVDYVDSDEEEERKTQEVRKRRMKNRKAARRKQASDDSISGLSLDEKNSSSVSDGISLMNSDNSLTNIPMFSDYHLHMNAKNPDIKIEQQSVVHSSASIADDFNYKVHNSPAGKPSVSRYDSNSHIELNFGNLKEEQPSKSKLSDKIKYKIRESRDKAAGN, from the coding sequence atGCCCTATGTGGGAAAGGGCTTACTTCACTCACGAAGACAGACATTAATTGGTTGTGAAGACGAAATTGGCGCTACAACGATGACCAACGCACACTCAAGTAGTGAAGACGCAGGCGAAGCATTGTTGCAGAGCAATGGGCAGGCAAATCTCAGTGATAAGGTTAATATGGACttgaatgatgataacGGGAATAAAGCATCCCGGGGAAGAAAAGCAAGTGCCAGTGGGGATAGTTTTGTTAGAAACAAAGAAATGGACGAATTCGAACACAGACAGAGGCAATGGTACAGGATGGTTATCTTTGATTTGGTGTTGTGGATGTTTTCGGTGGTATGTGATTGCTTTTTCAGGGAGATACGTCCAAGAGGGGCGTTCAGGCTTCCTCGCCAGGGACCGGTGATTTTCGTGGCTGCTCCACATGCTAACCAGTTTGTGGATCCAATTATCTTGATGGGACAGGTTAGAAAAGAGGCACAACGGAGGGTGTCGTTTTTAATCGCTGCCAAGTCGTATAAGCAGCGGATTATTGGGTTTTTGTCTCGATGCCAATTTTCGATTCCAGTAATACGGGCTCAGGACAATTTGAAGAAAGCTACAGgtaaaatttttattgatgTGGAACTGGATCCCTGCCGTGTGACAGGGAAGAACACCAAGTTTTTGCTGGAGTGTGCTGTCCGGGGTATGTTGGCTTTGCCTCAGTCGTTGGGGGCTTCTGAAATCCTGGAGATTATCTCAGACACTGAGTTAGTTATCAGAAAGGAGTTCAAACGCACTGACCAGATCACCACCTTGCTTAAAAACGGTACTTCTTTCAAGCTGGCAGATAGAATCGACCAGAAAAAAGTGTATCAAATTGTGTTTAGACATTTATCTTTGGGTAACTGTATCGGTATTTTTCCAGAGGGTGGGTCGCATGATAGGACTGACTTGTTACCTCTTAAGGCTGGTGTTGCAATCATGGCTCTAGGTGCTATGGAGTATAATCCAGATTGTAATGTGAAAATTGTCCCATGTGGTATGAACTATTTTAACGCTCACAAATTCAGATCAAGAGCTGTAATCGAATTCGGTCATCCTATTGACATCCCTAAGGAGCTCGTCAAGAAGTATCTGAACCCTGAAACAAATCGTGAATCAGTTAAGGAACTATTAGATCTTATCACCACTGGGTTGAAAGCAGTAACGGTGACTTGTGAAGATTATGAAACTTTAATGGTTGTTCAAGCGGCTAGAAGATTATATGCTGGTAATTTTGTTCAATTCTTGCCATTACCATTGGTTGTTGAAATGAACAGAAGATTAGTATTAGGTTATCAGACATTTAGGAACGAAGAGCAGATCAAAAACTTAAAGGAGAAGATTATCATTTACAACAATCAGTTGAAACAGTTATATTTGCCAGATCATCATGTTGAAGCATGCGATGAGTCTCATAAATTGAGAGTTTTACCGATTTTACTCTTCAGAATTGTcaaattgtttttattGATGTTATTAGCCTTACCTGGTGCAACATTGTTTTCTCCTGTTTTCATATGTACAAAGTGGTATTCCACGAGGAAGGCAAAGACAGCATTAGCTAATTCTACTGTGAAAATCAAAGCTAACGACGTAGTTGCTActtggaaaatattgataagtATGGGTATCGCTCCTTTAGTCTATAGCTTTTACGCATCAATCGGTACGTGGTATTGTCATAGGtacaaaaaatttgaagattggAATGTTAGTTTATTTTTTGTCTGGTTCATATTATACATGCTTGGGGTGATAGTTACTTATTCGGCGTTGCTAACTGGTGAACAAGGTATGGATATCTTCAAATCTATTCGTCCTTTATATTTGTCAATTACATCGGGATCTTCtattaaagatttaaagAAGTTAAGGAATGAATTGTCTGAAGAAATTACTTACGTAGTTAATCATTTTGGTCCTGATTTGTTTCCAAACGATTTTAActtattgaagttgaaggagcatttgaaaatttctgATAACGTGGACTACGTTGATagtgacgaagaagaagaaaggaAGACTCAAGAAGTGAGGAAgagaagaatgaaaaatcgTAAGGCTGCAAGAAGAAAGCAAGCTCTGGACGATTCAATTAGCGGATTATCATTAGATGAGaagaattcttcttcggtATCCGATGGCATTtctttgatgaattcagataattcattaactAATATTCCAATGTTTTCTGATTATCATTTGCATATGAATGCTAAGAATCCAGatataaaaattgaacaacAGTCTGTTGTTCATCTGTCGGCATCGATAGCAGATGATTTCAACTACAAAGTGCATAATTCGCCTGCTGGCAAGCCAAGTGTATCCAGATACGATTCAAATTCTCacattgaattgaattttggtAATCTCAAAGAAGAACAGCCATCTAAATCAAAGTTGAGCGACAAAATCAAGTATAAGATTAGGGAAAGTAGAGATAAAGCAGCAGGTAACTGA